The nucleotide sequence GCTCATGTCGGAGATGAGTCGTACTGCACAAGTAAAAGATACTCTTTATGCAGGAGCCTCCATTTCCATCAATGCAGTAAATCACAATTACATACGTGTAACCAATGAAAGCGGATTAACTGGATTTCTAGATAAAAAAGACACACGCAAATTCTAAGAGAATCATTAACTTAAATCATGATTTTCTTTCAAACAATTAAATCTTTTCTTCAAGACAAAGAATATCGAGATTTACTCCTTACTGGAATAGCTATCCTAATTATTGGGACATTAGCATATCATGAATTGGAAGGCTGGAGCTACCTGGATTCTTTCTACTTCTCGTTTATCACACTTACAACCATAGGGTTTGGAGATTTTGCACCTCAAACTGACGGTGGGAAAATTTTCACAATTTTGTATATCACGATCGGTGTTGGAATTATTCTCTCTTTCGTAAACACACTCTACCTCCATTATAGCAAGTCCATCAAAAAGAAGAAAAAGGGTAAATAAAAAAAGCAGCTCTAAAGAGCTGCTTCTCTATTACATTCAGTATATCGGATCAATTTCCTCCAAACTCTTTTTCGTAATCTTTGATTTGTTCTTCAATCTTCTTCTTATCCCCTACTATCACAACCTTCATATCTTCAGGCCTGATGTATTTG is from Marinobacter alexandrii and encodes:
- a CDS encoding potassium channel family protein codes for the protein MIFFQTIKSFLQDKEYRDLLLTGIAILIIGTLAYHELEGWSYLDSFYFSFITLTTIGFGDFAPQTDGGKIFTILYITIGVGIILSFVNTLYLHYSKSIKKKKKGK